The window agttcttaatattattaattaaggatttaatttttggaaattaaatcaagagagagaattatttctaaagtgtttagaaaaaggattaatgattaaaaggtgttttaattattaatgagaataataaatgggataataataataatatttatgggaaaatttcagctgaaaattatgcctataaatacactattatagaccctattttattctaacccacatcaaacccgaaaacccaaaaagtttggaaaacccaattctctccacctccttcttccttcttaacatcattttcttggtggataccggtggagtgcttcacacttgaggagcaactgctaaggatctctgatcgttgtctccaaattattttaaaaggttagattcgatccctcgaatttttattcacgatttatatgcttttatttggattttgtatgtgtaaaagtgtttgccatgcccccgctgcgtttaaaatccaacacataCTATATTCAGCGGATCTCCAATACTTTACTTAAGTTGTGAGACAATTGTTTTTTGTATTTTAGCATTACATGTGATAGAATTTCAAAAGCGCGGATTGCCTCATGCACATATGGTGATTTGGTTGCATCCTGATAGCAAACCTAGGACCATTCAACAAGTTGATCGAATGGTTTCCGCCGAGATTCCTGACAAACAACAAGATCCTCATGGATACGATGCTGTTAAGCAATTTATGATACATGGACCGTGTGGTGAATCACACAAGTTATCTCCGTGTATAGATTCAGATCGCAAAAATTACACACGTCACTTTCCAAAAAGGTATACAGTATTAACAATTTTATATTTCATACATGTTCTCCAAAAAAATTATCTTACTTCATATCTGACTTAAACATGTTCTAGGTACTGTACAGAAACATCATTTGACGACAGTGGATTTCCCGTGTATCGGAGACGCAAAACGAATCATATTGTTCAGAAAAATGATGTGGAGTTGGATAATCGATGGGTTGTCCCCTATAATAGAGACCTGTTAGTCATGTTTCAGTGTCATATCAATATTAAAATATGCAACCATGCACGAAgcttaaaatatttttgtaaatattgcATGAAAGGACATGATAGAGCTACTATGCTACTGGTTAAAGCAAAAAAAAACACAACTACATATGTAGATCAATCCAGTTCTGAGCCTGTTAAAGCTGCCCCAATTGATGAAATTAGCCAATATTTAGATGGGCGTTATGTTTGTGCGGCGGAAGCAGTTTGGCATACTTATGGATTTAGTATCCACCACAGGACTCCATCTGTGGAACGCCTCCCAGTTCACTTAGAGGATATGCAGACAATAACCTTCAAAGGTAATGAGTCTTTGGAAAATGTTAAAAATCGTGCATTATTTCGCAAAAGCAAGTTGCAAGCATGGTTTGAAGCTAATAAAAAATATCCTTGGGGAAGAAACTTATCATATCAAGAGTTTCCTGCTAAATTTGTGTGGGATGGTAGGGGTTGTCAATGGACACCTAGAAAACAGGGCTTGGTCGTTGGTAGGTTACATTCTACATATGCCTCATCTGGAGATTTATTCTACTTGAGAATGATTCTTACCAGATTTAAAGGAGCAACGTCTTTTGCTGACCTTCGAACAGTCAATGGAGAAGTTTTTTCTACATTTAAAGATGCTTGCAATGTATTAGGACTCTTGGAAAATGATAACGAGTGGCATGAAACAATCACTGAGAATTCTTATCATGCTACAGCGTCATAACTGCGTCAACTTTTTGTACACATTTTGGTAAACTGTCAAGTTAGTACTCCTTCCAAGTTATGGTATGATTATATTAAAAGTTTTACTCATATTTATGAAAATATGTTCAATTCCAGGTTGGTAATCCATCAAAGCTATGGTACGATCACATTGAAAATTTTACAGATGACATAACTTGGATGCGACGATGTGTTTTGAAAAATAATGACTTGGTACTATCAGAAGAAGAGATACAAAATTGGGCTTTAGCAGGTTATCATCAACATTATTCTATGCACTATATATCAATATTCTATGTACTCGAAATGGTTATTATCAACATTATTCTATGCATTAAATTCAGCTTTTCCTGTGGAGTTTTTGAATTCAATCGACATGTCTGGAATGCCTAAGCATGAGCTTAAGTTAAAAGTTGGTGTTGTAGTCATGTTAACCAGAAATATAAATCAGGTTCTAGGTTTGTGCAATGGTACACGGATGGTTATAAAGAAATTATTCAAGTGGACAGTAGAATGTGAGATAATTACAGGAAGTCATGCAGGAGCTATGCATATTATTCCGAGGTTTACCACAACATCAAATGAAAGCAACTCTAAGTGGCCTTTCATATTTAAGAGGAGACAGCTGCCGTTGCAAGTTTGTTTTGCAATGACGATTAATAAAAGTCAAGGTCAGTCTTTGGAAAAGGTTGGTGTGTATCTTCCCAGTCCTACTTTCTGTCATGGTCAGCTTTATGTTGCTCTCTCATGTGTCACTTCACCGGCTGGTCTTCATATCCTCTTAGGCGACGGAACTACTGAAAAGAAATATAGTACAAAAAATATTGTGTACGAGGAAGTTTTCTACAATTTACCCAAGATGTAGTATTTTAATGTCATTATCTAAAATATCAAACCCACACTTTTTAGAAGATGAAACCCAAATTTAATCGTGATCATtagtttttcaattttttaatgtGATATTTTGTCTAAAATTTATTTCACTTAATCATGTAAAGAGTTTCATAATTTATCTTTCAAAAGTAGATGTATTAaaataagaagtatgtcatccttGCAATTTTAAATATCATCTAATGTCTAATTTTATTTTACTTCACTATTATCTAATGAGTTTATTAATGTTTTTTCACGTCAATTGTTAGAACTAACTTTTTTTTACGTAATTacaataaaaaaatat is drawn from Apium graveolens cultivar Ventura unplaced genomic scaffold, ASM990537v1 ctg3849, whole genome shotgun sequence and contains these coding sequences:
- the LOC141701448 gene encoding uncharacterized protein LOC141701448, whose protein sequence is MVIWLHPDSKPRTIQQVDRMVSAEIPDKQQDPHGYDAVKQFMIHGPCGESHKLSPCIDSDRKNYTRHFPKRYCTETSFDDSGFPVYRRRKTNHIVQKNDVELDNRWVVPYNRDLLVMFQCHINIKICNHARSLKYFCKYCMKGHDRATMLLVKAKKNTTTYVDQSSSEPVKAAPIDEISQYLDGRYVCAAEAVWHTYGFSIHHRTPSVERLPVHLEDMQTITFKGNESLENVKNRALFRKSKLQAWFEANKKYPWGRNLSYQEFPAKFVWDGRGCQWTPRKQGLVVGRLHSTYASSGDLFYLRMILTRFKGATSFADLRTVNGEVFSTFKDACNVGNPSKLWYDHIENFTDDITWMRRCVLKNNDLVLSEEEIQNWALAAFPVEFLNSIDMSGMPKHELKLKVGVVVMLTRNINQVLGLCNGTRMVIKKLFKWTVECEIITGSHAGAMHIIPRFTTTSNESNSKWPFIFKRRQLPLQVCFAMTINKSQGQSLEKVGVYLPSPTFCHGQLYVALSCVTSPAGLHILLGDGTTEKKYSTKNIVYEEVFYNLPKM